Proteins encoded by one window of Mobula hypostoma chromosome 21, sMobHyp1.1, whole genome shotgun sequence:
- the cacfd1 gene encoding calcium channel flower homolog, whose translation MPNSEDPNSEPGSEDGTGSGAGAGSRQDEMTWWYRWLCRMAAVIGGVSCAIAGVWNCVTINPLNIAAGVWMVLNAFILFLCEAPFCCQFIEFANAVSARADKLRYWQKAIFYCGMAIFPIFLSFSFTTLFGNGIAFASGVLYGLASLGKKGDAISYARLKDRKMADEENLTGTVTNEMAMQ comes from the exons ATGCCGAACTCGGAGGACCCCAACTCGGAGCCTGGGAGCGAGGACGGGACCGGGAGCGGAGCCGGAGCCGGTTCCAGACAGGACGAGATGACGTGGTGGTATCGCTGGCTATGCCGGATGGCGGCCGTGATCGGTGGGGTGT CGTGTGCGATTGCTGGAGTGTGGAACTGTGTAACAATCAATCCCCTCAACATTGCAGCTGGGGTCTGGATGGT GCTGAATGCATTTATCCTTTTCCTATGTGAAgctcccttctgctgtcagttTATCGAGTTTGCAAATGCAGTGTCTGCAAGAGCTGATAAGCTCCGCTACTGGCAGAAAGCTATCTTCTATTGTGG GATGGCGATTTTCCCAATTTTCCTGAGCTTTTCATTCACTACATTGTTTGGGAATGGAATTGCTTTTGCTTCAGGTGTGCTTTATGGACTCGCATCACTTGGAAAAAA GGGCGATGCTATTTCGtacgccaggctcaaggacaggaaAATGGCTGATGAGGAAAACTTGACGGGGACTGTCACCAATGAGATGGCGATGCAGTAA